One window of the Lynx canadensis isolate LIC74 chromosome D3, mLynCan4.pri.v2, whole genome shotgun sequence genome contains the following:
- the LOC115528146 gene encoding zinc finger protein 271, producing MVILQLLPEVVSGPLQPMEIHFNYESQEHRLLSDGETKTKIGEVASEEEITTKIEPLPEESGNPRNDVLQDSECRGFCEFGDTLNEKDQNLFNRRQHNCDECGQSFAWSAGLIRHRRTHWEKPYECDKCGKAFSVSSALVLHQRIHTGEKPYPCTWCIKSFSRSSDLIKHQRVHTGEKPYKCDECGKAFSQSSDLIIHQRIHTGEKPYQCSHCTKSFSQRSDLVKHQRIHTGEKPYTCNQCNKHFSQSSDVIKHQRIHTGEKPYKCDVCGKAFSQSSDLILHQRIHTGEKPYPCNQCSKSFSQNSDLIKHRRIHTGEKPYKCNECGKAFNQSSVLILHQRIHTGEKPYPCNQCSKTFSRLSDLMNHQRIHTGEKPYPCSQCSKMFSRRSDLVKHHRIHTGEKPYECDECGKTFSQSSNLILHQRIHTGEKPYPCSDCPKSFSRRSDLVKHQRIHTGEKPYGCNQCSKSFSQSSDLTKHQRVHSGEKPYHCDHCEKAFSQSSDLILHQRIHTGEKPYPCPQCNKSFSQNSDLIKHQRIHTGEKPYKCLECGKAFSQCSALILHQRIHTGEKPYSCDQCGKSFSRRSDLINHQKIHASEKPYKCDACGKGFSTCTQLTEHQGIHTGEKPHRCSQCNRSFSQLSDLIDHEIVHSGEDSLNVMNVGKPLEYTPTLLSTRDTTPEKNLRNAIDDYEKGFNQCSTLLLQ from the coding sequence ATGGTGAGACTAAGACCAAGATTGGAGAGGTGGCTTCAGAGGAGGAAATTACAACAAAAATTGAACCATTGCCTGAAGAGTCTGGCAACCCCAGAAATGATGTTCTCCAGGATTCTGAATGCAGAGGATTCTGTGAATTTGGAGATACATTAAATGAAAAGGATCAAAATCTCTTTAACAGAAGACAACATAACTGTGATGAATGTGGGCAAAGCTTTGCTTGGAGTGCAGGCCTTATTAGGCATCGAAGAACCCATtgggagaaaccctatgaatgtgaTAAGTGTGGAAAGGCCTTTAGTGTGAGCTCAGCTCTGGTTCtgcatcagagaattcatactggggAGAAACCCTATCCGTGTACTTGGTGTATTAAAAGTTTCAGTCGGAGCTCAGACCTTATTAAACATCAAAGGGTCCACACTGGTGAAAAACCTTATAAATGtgatgaatgtgggaaagccttcagtcaGAGTTCTGATCTTATTATCCATCAGAGAATCCATACAGGAGAAAAACCGTATCAGTGCAGTCATTGTACTAAAAGCTTTAGCCAGCGCTCAGACCTGGTTAAGCATCAGagaatccatactggagagaagccTTACACGTGTAACCAGTGTAACAAACATTTTAGTCAGAGTTCTGATGTTATTAAACATCAAAgaatccacactggagagaaaccatataaatgtgatgtgtgtggaaaagccttcagtCAGAGCTCAGATCTTATTCTGCATCAGAGAatccacactggggagaaaccATATCCATGTAATCAGTGTAGCAAAAGTTTCAGCCAGAACTCAGACCTTATTAAACATCGAAGGATCCACACTGGAGAAAAACCCTATAAATGTAATGAGTGCGGTAAAGCTTTTAATCAGAGCTCAGTCCTTATTCtgcatcagagaattcacactggggagaaaccctATCCATGTAATCAGTGTAGCAAAACCTTCAGTAGACTTTCAGATCTTATGAATCACCAGCgaattcacacaggagagaaaccttacccATGTAGCCAGTGCAGTAAAATGTTTAGCCGAAGATCAGACCTTGTTAAACATCATAGAATTCATACAGGTGAAAAGCCCTATGAATGTGATGAGTGTGGGAAAACCTTTAGTCAGAGCTCAAATCTTATTCTACAtcagagaatccacactggagagaaaccctatccATGTAGTGATTGTCCTAAGAGTTTTAGTCGTCGTTCAGACCTTGTTAAACATCAAAGAAtacacactggagagaagccGTACGGGTGTAACCAGTGCAGTAAAAGTTTTAGTCAAAGCTCAGACCTCACTAAACATCAGAGAGTGCACTCTGGGGAAAAGCCCTATCATTGTGATCATTGTGAGAAAGCCTTCAGTCAGAGTTCCGACCTTATTcttcatcagagaattcacacggGAGAAAAACCGTACCCATGCCCACAGTGCAACAAAAGTTTCAGCCAGAACTCAGACCTCATCAAACATCAGAGAatccacactggggagaaaccATATAAATGTCTTGAATGTGGAAAGGCTTTCAGTCAGTGCTCAGCTCTTATCCTACATCAGAGGATCCACACTGGGGAAAAACCATATTCATGTGATCAGTGTGGCAAAAGCTTTAGTCGGCGCTCTGATCTCATTAACCATCAAAAAATCCACGCTAGTGAAAAGCCATATAAATGCGATGCATGTGGGAAAGGCTTCAGCACATGCACTCAACTTACTGAACACCAGGGAatccacactggggagaaacccCACCGGTGTAGTCAGTGCAACAGAAGTTTTAGCCAGCTCTCTGATCTTATTGATCACGAGATAGTCCATTCTGGGGAAGACAGTCTAAATGTGATGAATGTGGGAAAACCTTTGGAGTATACACCAACTTTACTCAGTACCAGAGACACTACACCAGAAAAAAATCTTAGGAATGCTATTGATGATTATGAAAAAGGTTTTAATCAATGCTCAACTCTTTTGCTAcagtaa